The window TCTTTTATACCATAAGAACCAATTATGTTGGCTCCTTTTAAAGAGTTTTgtatttaaataattttaaaaggtaaaataaaaatattaaaaaaaaatcttaaaaactattttttaatCATTagtataataataattttttactAAATCTGTTTTTATAAGAGAGTGTTTTTTTTAGTAGATTGGGTTGTTCAGGAATGTGGTATTCGTCtgttttttattaaaaacaaGATTATTTGCACTAATAATGTGGGTATTTTCTAAATTTCAATGTTTTATAGTTAATGTTTATGCTCCTTGGGAGGAAGGCcaaaaaaaaagggaaaatgaaaattttagggtAATAAAGTGTTCTATaagtactcatttggtcccttatCTTTTTTTGTCTTTATTATACCACTGAACTTAATAATCCTGCTCACCAAAACCCTCGATACCGGTTGTTGTAGGTTACTGCTTATGTGGATATTACGTGGCATTATGTGTCATAAACTGGGCTTATTAATTGCAAAGTTGCAGTACTGCATCGTTCTTGCCCTAGATCGACATGGAtgcttcttcttattcttcttctatTTCTTCCAAACGAAAAGCTGAATTTCAACCTGAAAATCCTTGTTACTGTGGGTTACCATCTCGTGTACGAACTTCACGAACTAAAAACAATCCAGGAAAAAAATTTCAGATTGTGCCTTAACTCCatggtaaagcaaatgtttttTACTTTTCTTTTAATCTTCTTTCTTTAACCAATTTGTTACTTTTTTCAAGAATGAAGGACCAAAATGCAAGTTCTGGGAATGGTTGGAGCCTGAAACCCCTGAAAATGAAGTCAATTCTGGGAAGGACAAAAAAGAACTATGCAATTTAACCCTCAAAGTTTCTATATTGGAAAACAAGATCAACATATGTAAGATGAAGATGGAACAAGAAAATTTGGTTGT of the Lactuca sativa cultivar Salinas chromosome 6, Lsat_Salinas_v11, whole genome shotgun sequence genome contains:
- the LOC111907527 gene encoding uncharacterized protein LOC111907527 yields the protein MLLLILLLFLPNEKLNFNLKILVTVGYHLVYELHELKTIQEKNFRLCLNSMNEGPKCKFWEWLEPETPENEVNSGKDKKELCNLTLKVSILENKINICKMKMEQENLVVRQEFEKLKWKLFTHKVVMIVLFPLFVFKK